A single Pseudomonas brassicacearum DNA region contains:
- a CDS encoding PspA/IM30 family protein — MTQSIWSKLFTALRGGASEVGESIVDQQALRILDQEIRDADSALANAKRELVTIMAKHKLATDRVGEYKAKIKDLEAKALAAIQANREDLALEVAEAISTLTNELDAEQKHATEFGGYADNMRKDITKAESRIKSLRQQVDMAKARESVQKAQVSASIASGGANGKLETAVGTLNRLQAKQQQRAAELQAQDELAEASTGSDLERKLRDAGITPNEGSANAILERLKKKSAE; from the coding sequence ATGACTCAGTCCATCTGGAGCAAGTTGTTCACCGCACTGCGTGGCGGTGCCAGCGAAGTCGGCGAATCGATCGTCGACCAACAGGCCCTGCGCATCCTTGACCAGGAAATCCGCGATGCCGACAGCGCGCTGGCCAACGCCAAGCGTGAACTGGTCACCATCATGGCCAAGCACAAGTTGGCGACTGATCGCGTCGGCGAGTACAAGGCCAAGATCAAGGACCTGGAAGCCAAGGCCCTGGCCGCGATCCAGGCCAACCGCGAAGACCTGGCGCTGGAAGTGGCCGAAGCCATTTCGACCCTGACCAACGAACTGGACGCCGAGCAAAAGCACGCGACCGAATTCGGTGGTTATGCGGACAACATGCGCAAAGACATCACCAAGGCCGAAAGCCGGATCAAAAGCCTGCGTCAGCAAGTGGACATGGCCAAGGCCCGTGAAAGCGTGCAGAAGGCCCAGGTCAGTGCCTCGATCGCCAGCGGCGGCGCCAATGGCAAGTTGGAAACCGCCGTCGGTACGCTCAACCGCCTGCAGGCCAAGCAACAGCAACGGGCCGCTGAATTGCAAGCCCAGGACGAACTGGCCGAGGCTTCGACCGGCTCCGACCTGGAGCGCAAGCTGCGCGATGCCGGCATCACGCCGAACGAAGGCAGCGCCAATGCGATCCTGGAACGCCTGAAGAAAAAATCGGCTGAGTAA
- a CDS encoding DUF350 domain-containing protein, whose protein sequence is MLEALSISLNKAAVLGFVLYILGAAVLFALFQFIYTRVTPHKEFELIRSGNVAAAIALGGAVIGFAIPASNVIAYSINMLDFVVWAVIAAVVQLLAFLVTSLVLKGASARIKNGEIAAGIYIAAVAISVGMLNAACMTPSSN, encoded by the coding sequence ATGCTTGAAGCGCTCTCCATTTCTCTGAACAAAGCCGCCGTGCTCGGCTTTGTCTTGTACATCCTCGGCGCCGCCGTGCTGTTCGCGCTGTTCCAGTTCATCTACACCCGCGTCACGCCGCACAAGGAATTCGAACTGATCCGCTCCGGCAACGTGGCCGCGGCCATTGCCCTGGGCGGCGCCGTCATCGGTTTCGCCATTCCGGCCAGCAACGTGATCGCCTACTCGATCAACATGCTGGACTTCGTCGTCTGGGCAGTGATCGCCGCTGTCGTTCAGTTGCTGGCGTTCCTGGTCACCAGCCTGGTGCTCAAGGGGGCTTCGGCGCGCATCAAGAACGGTGAAATCGCCGCGGGTATCTACATCGCCGCCGTGGCCATCAGCGTCGGCATGTTGAACGCCGCGTGCATGACGCCTTCCTCGAACTGA
- a CDS encoding DUF1190 domain-containing protein codes for MKRSKYVQLSLAASVALAISGCGPTEKTYKLQKKYNFQSVQQCVDEKLPVDICADAYMSAMSEHRRIAPTYVSQADCDADFVPDWCQQDSSGQFIPKLGGFELSADGEVTQSQVDAARAQLPASEANVGGSGFGNLLTGMLIGNMLSGNRNSYYSEPVYRYRDDRGNFGSSTLSQRVSRGSTFTKSNQARYGSYTDSIKTSKPMSVASSTSRGGFGSKSSARSGWGGSSSFGG; via the coding sequence ATGAAACGAAGCAAGTACGTCCAGCTTTCGCTGGCCGCGTCGGTCGCCCTGGCGATATCCGGCTGCGGGCCAACGGAAAAAACCTACAAGTTGCAGAAGAAGTACAACTTCCAGTCCGTGCAGCAATGTGTCGATGAAAAGCTGCCGGTGGACATTTGCGCCGACGCCTACATGAGCGCCATGAGCGAGCATCGTCGCATCGCGCCGACGTACGTCAGCCAGGCCGATTGCGATGCCGACTTCGTCCCCGACTGGTGCCAGCAGGACTCATCCGGCCAGTTCATTCCCAAGCTGGGTGGTTTCGAACTGAGCGCCGATGGCGAAGTCACGCAATCCCAGGTCGACGCCGCCCGGGCCCAATTGCCGGCTTCGGAAGCGAACGTCGGTGGTTCAGGCTTCGGCAACCTGCTGACCGGCATGCTGATCGGCAACATGTTGAGCGGCAACCGCAACAGCTATTACTCCGAGCCGGTCTACCGTTACCGCGATGATCGCGGCAACTTCGGGTCTTCGACGCTCAGCCAGCGGGTTTCCCGAGGCTCGACCTTCACCAAGTCCAACCAGGCGCGGTACGGCAGCTATACCGACTCGATCAAGACCAGCAAGCCGATGTCCGTCGCATCCTCCACGTCTCGCGGTGGCTTCGGCAGCAAGTCCAGCGCCCGCAGCGGTTGGGGCGGTTCGAGCAGCTTTGGCGGCTGA
- a CDS encoding glutathionylspermidine synthase family protein, translated as MKKIHCAERHDWKQTAEQLGFLFHTIDDAPYWDESAYYQFTLKQIEDDLEDPTTEIHEMCMDLVARVVQSEELLERLSIPAPFFDLVRTSWLEGHPHLYGRMDFSYNGSGPAKLLELNYDTPTSLYEAAAFQWGWLEQCIERGLLPAHADQFNSIDTKLHQAFAQLQLKEPFYFASMKGSVEDKGTTDYLRLIAEKVGIESRHIDVEDIGLNSDGRFVDLEERWIPHLFKLHAWEFIFHEPFGEAIAQCDTQFFEPAWKSIISNKGILPLLWEFNKGHPNLLAAHLDTDTSKAVPKGWVRKPFFSREGANIELQTADGLIVKEDGPYTDAPFILQEFAPLPKFDDSYTLIGSWVIGDQAAGIGVREDNSLITKDSSRFLPHLILD; from the coding sequence ATGAAGAAGATCCATTGCGCAGAACGTCATGATTGGAAACAGACCGCCGAGCAGCTCGGCTTTTTGTTCCACACCATCGACGACGCACCCTATTGGGACGAAAGCGCGTACTACCAGTTCACCCTCAAGCAGATCGAGGACGACCTGGAAGACCCGACCACCGAGATCCATGAAATGTGCATGGACCTCGTGGCCCGCGTGGTCCAGAGCGAAGAGTTGCTGGAACGCCTGAGCATTCCCGCGCCGTTCTTCGACCTGGTGCGCACTTCATGGCTCGAAGGCCACCCGCACCTGTATGGGCGCATGGATTTCTCCTACAACGGCAGCGGCCCCGCCAAGCTGTTGGAGCTCAACTACGACACGCCGACCAGCCTCTACGAGGCGGCGGCGTTCCAGTGGGGCTGGCTGGAGCAATGCATCGAACGTGGTTTGTTGCCGGCTCATGCCGACCAGTTCAACAGCATCGACACCAAGCTGCACCAGGCCTTTGCCCAGTTGCAGCTCAAGGAGCCGTTTTATTTCGCCTCGATGAAAGGCTCGGTGGAAGACAAGGGCACCACGGACTACTTGCGCCTGATCGCGGAAAAAGTCGGCATTGAATCGCGGCACATCGATGTCGAAGACATCGGCCTCAACAGCGACGGGCGTTTTGTTGATCTGGAAGAGCGCTGGATCCCTCACCTGTTCAAGCTGCATGCCTGGGAGTTCATTTTCCACGAGCCGTTTGGTGAAGCGATTGCCCAATGTGATACGCAGTTTTTCGAGCCGGCCTGGAAGTCGATCATCTCCAACAAAGGCATCCTGCCGCTGCTGTGGGAATTCAACAAAGGCCACCCGAACCTGCTCGCGGCCCACCTGGATACCGACACGAGCAAAGCGGTGCCCAAGGGCTGGGTGCGCAAGCCGTTCTTTTCCCGGGAAGGTGCCAACATCGAGCTGCAAACCGCTGATGGCCTGATCGTGAAGGAAGACGGCCCGTACACCGACGCGCCGTTCATCCTCCAGGAATTCGCGCCGTTACCGAAGTTCGACGACAGCTACACGCTGATCGGCTCCTGGGTCATCGGCGACCAGGCCGCCGGTATCGGCGTGCGGGAAGACAACAGCCTGATCACCAAGGATTCCAGCCGGTTTCTGCCGCACCTGATCCTCGATTAA
- a CDS encoding ion channel: protein MSIFLLLRTFAASFFHRFGWAGLAIAVGVHLATAWIGLVLLGEQHLIAAATFIYFYLTTTLTVGYGDLLPQTSAGRIFVATWIMLGGIALLTTVIGKTTSSVIDVWRKGMKGKGDFTGNVGHTVLIGWAGASSERVIELLLQDETSNDNLIVICDCDLEENPMPGKTSFIKGDSLSSVALLQRAGVPGAERVLVRTHSDDLTLATVLAVNQLGPAGHVVAHFNDSEIAALASAYAPSLECTSSMAIEMLVRASQDPGSSVVINELLCVGQGATQYLMKLPEAFEATFGELYARLKEQHNATLIGYRAQGARQPSINPPGATRVVGGELFYIASARLKEISHGLV, encoded by the coding sequence ATGTCGATTTTTCTTTTGTTGCGTACGTTCGCTGCGTCCTTCTTTCATCGGTTCGGCTGGGCGGGCCTGGCCATTGCGGTGGGCGTGCACCTGGCCACGGCCTGGATCGGCCTGGTGCTGCTGGGCGAGCAACACCTCATCGCCGCCGCCACGTTTATCTACTTCTATCTCACCACCACGCTCACCGTCGGCTATGGCGATCTGTTGCCACAGACATCCGCCGGGCGAATTTTCGTGGCGACCTGGATCATGCTCGGGGGCATTGCCCTGTTGACGACGGTCATCGGCAAAACCACCAGCAGCGTCATCGATGTATGGAGAAAAGGCATGAAGGGCAAAGGCGATTTCACCGGCAACGTCGGCCACACGGTTCTTATCGGCTGGGCGGGCGCCTCCAGCGAGCGGGTCATCGAATTGCTGCTGCAGGACGAAACCTCCAATGACAACCTGATCGTCATCTGCGACTGCGATCTCGAAGAAAACCCCATGCCCGGCAAGACGTCGTTCATCAAGGGCGACAGCCTGTCCTCCGTCGCGCTGTTGCAGCGTGCCGGCGTGCCTGGCGCCGAACGCGTGCTGGTGAGAACCCATTCCGACGACCTGACCCTGGCCACCGTGCTGGCGGTCAATCAATTGGGGCCTGCCGGGCATGTGGTCGCGCACTTCAATGACAGCGAAATCGCCGCCCTCGCCAGCGCCTACGCCCCCAGTCTGGAATGCACCTCCAGCATGGCCATCGAAATGCTGGTGCGTGCCTCCCAGGACCCGGGTTCGTCCGTGGTCATCAATGAATTGCTCTGCGTCGGCCAGGGTGCCACCCAGTACCTGATGAAGCTACCCGAGGCGTTTGAAGCGACGTTCGGCGAGCTTTATGCCCGGCTGAAAGAGCAGCACAACGCTACGCTGATCGGCTACCGCGCCCAGGGTGCTCGCCAGCCGTCGATCAATCCGCCCGGCGCCACCCGCGTCGTGGGTGGAGAACTCTTCTACATCGCCTCCGCGCGTCTCAAGGAAATTTCCCATGGGTTGGTTTAA
- a CDS encoding YfaP family protein codes for MTLRYPQVLLLLCALTALPPAMAADSIKLDTPVGGWRSGAPGGEGERFSQTVNYPASSVNTPPGQADTARISGQIKGTPKDSNAPGQLIVNGVSLPLKLDGEGRFDRPFSFPNGSNSVEVRSADGQQRHRTQFLNTSGGATPAKLRVLLTWDSDGTDLDLHLVTPDGGHIWYGDRAVANGGALDVDVTTGYGPEIFAMPAPIKGQYLVYVNYYGGGYRYQEDSEDGGEQAQQALTTAQVTVITEEGTPNEKMETFVVPMRAVGELTLVKSFSYP; via the coding sequence ATGACACTCCGTTATCCACAGGTCTTGCTGTTGCTCTGCGCCTTGACCGCGTTGCCACCGGCGATGGCCGCTGACTCTATCAAGCTCGACACACCGGTCGGCGGCTGGCGCAGCGGTGCGCCGGGCGGTGAGGGCGAACGTTTCAGCCAGACCGTCAACTACCCGGCCTCGTCGGTCAACACGCCTCCGGGCCAGGCCGACACCGCTCGCATCAGCGGCCAGATCAAAGGCACGCCCAAGGACAGCAACGCGCCCGGCCAGTTGATCGTCAACGGCGTCAGCCTGCCGCTCAAGCTCGATGGGGAAGGCCGCTTCGATCGGCCGTTCTCGTTCCCCAACGGCAGCAACAGCGTTGAAGTGCGCAGCGCCGATGGGCAGCAGCGCCACCGCACGCAATTTCTCAACACCAGCGGCGGCGCCACACCGGCCAAGCTGCGGGTACTGTTGACCTGGGACAGCGACGGCACCGACCTGGACCTGCACCTCGTCACCCCGGACGGCGGCCACATCTGGTACGGCGACCGCGCCGTCGCCAACGGCGGCGCCCTCGACGTCGACGTCACCACCGGCTACGGCCCGGAAATCTTCGCCATGCCCGCGCCGATCAAAGGCCAGTACCTGGTGTATGTGAACTACTACGGCGGCGGTTATCGCTATCAGGAAGACAGCGAGGACGGTGGAGAACAAGCGCAACAAGCCCTGACCACCGCACAGGTCACCGTGATCACCGAAGAAGGTACCCCGAACGAGAAGATGGAAACCTTCGTCGTGCCGATGCGGGCGGTGGGCGAGCTTACGTTGGTCAAAAGCTTCAGCTATCCGTAG
- a CDS encoding DUF2491 family protein: MGWFNRLMGLETPNANTTAGDLWSATGPLGLASGKQIMFDATLKLLFDGNSTVVVPGNQQIWVLGIIDLWQSNWLLRYYMNDQDYWLQVHTRGDVYGQVESVILFNYLSFVGIDTDEELRRLAGPESLIGLPTYTYDGVEYTREWGTEAGQTELVAFSESVGGSDESYIRVHHSMLYSRDIGLTDRREFLLFSIEEDAEGCVALSTSLGISLYTTDLNTL, translated from the coding sequence ATGGGTTGGTTTAATCGGTTGATGGGGCTTGAGACCCCGAACGCGAACACGACAGCCGGCGATCTCTGGTCTGCCACCGGGCCCCTGGGCCTAGCCTCCGGCAAGCAAATCATGTTCGATGCCACGCTCAAGTTGTTGTTCGACGGCAACAGCACCGTGGTCGTCCCAGGCAATCAACAGATATGGGTCCTGGGCATCATCGACCTCTGGCAGTCGAACTGGCTGTTGCGCTATTACATGAACGACCAAGACTACTGGCTGCAAGTGCACACCAGAGGCGACGTCTACGGTCAGGTCGAGTCGGTGATCCTGTTCAATTACCTCAGCTTCGTCGGGATCGACACAGACGAGGAGTTGCGCCGCCTCGCCGGCCCCGAAAGCCTGATTGGCCTGCCGACGTACACCTACGACGGCGTCGAGTACACCCGCGAATGGGGCACCGAGGCTGGCCAGACAGAGCTGGTGGCGTTTAGCGAGAGCGTAGGCGGTTCAGACGAGTCCTATATTAGGGTACATCATTCGATGTTGTATTCCCGCGACATCGGCCTGACGGATCGCCGGGAATTCCTGCTGTTCTCCATCGAAGAGGATGCCGAAGGCTGCGTCGCCCTGAGCACTTCGCTGGGTATTTCGCTGTACACCACTGACCTGAACACTCTTTGA
- a CDS encoding DUF2300 domain-containing protein — MRWPLVGWLLCLIPALATAQDEPLRLAFDGQLLQVSQTQVLDRQPLPDALQAPLGSLWKLFVYAWLVDTDAREPVYECRGESKEEVYCCNAGRSIGRDQALVKSCGLYFEPQRLGLSASTWRDYWQARQAPAWLLDLSTLQPQTQVPVAQLLKALVTLPAQDQARRVLLDVVLNAADGRLVGELGSRLRVKTWSWLGDQGPSSRQGGFAGWLADGTPVWAGGRGTSQQVLKVYGQGLAAALPSRWPAETGRCVEVGLFARYPWQRVMAGDRPATPGQLRGDYRVEFTNGNQLDIHSDGELFLMPGKLVARLDREEYVARVLQREAKAEPVEAAKALAVAARTYLLQNAQRNGDCLSIDDSSHRQRVAPRPAVPETRAIAAWTSDLVLAGTDVTYHSDQPGPDKLSWAHAVEQANAGQRYDAILLHAYPRASLSRWDNPVASCEALPAAQDWLLKQRRGWRERLESEVGYNEISAFAVCRVAFGRPYVDRERQRIYVRGVLSLQDRLDLTHEYLHLAFEAHPNGQDETYIEGLARHLLLE, encoded by the coding sequence ATGCGTTGGCCGTTGGTTGGGTGGCTGTTGTGCTTGATTCCTGCGCTGGCAACAGCGCAGGACGAGCCGTTGCGCCTGGCCTTCGACGGTCAATTGCTGCAAGTGAGCCAGACCCAGGTGCTGGATCGCCAACCATTGCCTGACGCTTTGCAGGCGCCACTGGGCAGCCTGTGGAAGCTGTTTGTCTACGCCTGGCTAGTGGACACCGACGCTCGCGAGCCGGTCTATGAGTGCCGCGGCGAGTCCAAGGAAGAAGTCTATTGCTGCAACGCCGGGCGCAGCATCGGTCGCGACCAGGCGCTGGTGAAGTCCTGCGGCCTGTATTTCGAGCCGCAGCGGCTCGGGCTCTCGGCCTCGACCTGGCGCGATTACTGGCAGGCCCGTCAGGCGCCGGCCTGGTTGTTGGACCTATCGACCTTGCAACCCCAGACGCAAGTGCCCGTCGCGCAGTTGCTCAAAGCCCTGGTCACGTTGCCGGCCCAGGACCAGGCTCGTAGGGTGTTGCTGGATGTAGTGCTCAATGCGGCGGATGGGCGATTGGTCGGCGAGTTGGGCAGTCGCCTGCGGGTCAAGACCTGGAGCTGGCTGGGTGACCAGGGGCCTTCATCGCGACAGGGCGGTTTCGCCGGTTGGCTGGCCGATGGCACCCCGGTATGGGCCGGTGGCCGTGGCACCAGCCAGCAGGTCTTGAAGGTCTACGGCCAAGGGTTGGCTGCAGCATTGCCGTCACGCTGGCCGGCGGAAACCGGGCGTTGCGTGGAAGTCGGCCTGTTCGCCCGTTATCCCTGGCAACGGGTAATGGCGGGCGACCGGCCGGCTACCCCAGGCCAGTTGCGCGGCGACTATCGCGTCGAGTTCACCAACGGTAACCAGCTGGATATCCACAGCGACGGCGAGCTGTTCCTCATGCCTGGCAAGCTGGTGGCGCGCCTGGACCGGGAAGAGTACGTCGCCCGGGTCTTGCAACGCGAAGCCAAGGCCGAGCCAGTTGAAGCCGCCAAGGCCTTGGCCGTGGCGGCCCGCACCTACCTGCTGCAAAACGCCCAGCGCAATGGTGATTGCCTGAGCATCGACGACAGCAGCCATCGCCAGCGTGTCGCGCCACGCCCGGCGGTGCCCGAAACCCGCGCCATCGCCGCCTGGACCAGCGACCTGGTCCTGGCCGGCACCGATGTCACCTATCACTCCGACCAGCCCGGCCCGGACAAACTGTCCTGGGCACATGCGGTGGAGCAAGCCAACGCCGGTCAACGCTACGACGCCATCCTGCTGCATGCCTACCCGCGTGCCAGCCTCAGCCGCTGGGACAACCCGGTGGCATCCTGCGAAGCGCTGCCGGCCGCCCAGGACTGGCTGCTGAAGCAGCGCCGGGGCTGGCGTGAGCGGCTGGAAAGTGAAGTGGGCTACAACGAAATCAGCGCTTTCGCCGTCTGCCGCGTCGCCTTTGGCCGGCCTTATGTCGACCGCGAGCGCCAGCGCATCTACGTGCGCGGCGTGCTGTCGCTGCAGGATCGTCTCGACCTGACGCATGAATATCTGCACCTGGCCTTCGAAGCTCATCCCAACGGCCAGGACGAAACCTATATCGAAGGGCTCGCCCGTCACCTCTTGCTGGAATAG
- a CDS encoding YjfI family protein → MKQMRAGLSAAGYVKHETWVLPENRSLLKQMEKKLRQPILAGSFMLEEYMSAGNNWNIDRLYSALQALDEVVASDITLSLVQGSESSIKLEMNDFGGLPIYIAVVGDQIIVDTVLVDVESINDVAAFNDAVLRSREMFPLSSIGIETMPNGQVVYNMFGALSSDSSLTNVVTEVKTLVDNVQRASEAFERFFI, encoded by the coding sequence ATGAAGCAGATGCGCGCGGGCCTGAGTGCCGCCGGGTATGTGAAACACGAGACTTGGGTGCTTCCCGAAAACCGAAGCCTGCTCAAGCAAATGGAGAAAAAGCTACGCCAACCGATTCTGGCTGGCTCATTCATGTTGGAGGAATACATGAGCGCAGGTAACAACTGGAACATCGATCGCCTCTACAGCGCCCTTCAGGCCCTGGACGAAGTGGTCGCGAGCGACATCACCCTTTCCCTCGTTCAAGGCTCCGAGTCCAGCATCAAGCTGGAAATGAACGACTTCGGTGGCTTGCCGATCTACATCGCGGTGGTCGGTGACCAGATCATTGTCGATACCGTCCTGGTGGACGTCGAGTCGATCAACGACGTGGCGGCCTTCAACGATGCCGTGTTGCGCAGCCGGGAAATGTTCCCGCTGTCGTCCATCGGCATCGAGACCATGCCCAACGGACAGGTCGTCTACAACATGTTCGGTGCGTTGAGCTCCGACTCCAGCCTGACCAACGTCGTCACCGAGGTCAAAACCCTCGTCGACAACGTCCAGCGCGCCAGCGAAGCCTTCGAACGCTTTTTCATTTAA